A window of Pusillimonas sp. T7-7 contains these coding sequences:
- a CDS encoding type II secretion system F family protein, which translates to MAITIFLLSMAVVAGVCCWFLQKWLGKAYVRYQQAFKKQASERLDEFFLFVDPAQLWLANIALCMVLMAVVYVLAGSGVLLAFSGVTGLLVPQYVIGRIRKLRLQRFDEQLPDLLQALAGALRAGAGLQSALKHIVAQSPAPLSQEFGLMLRQQRMGIGFEQALADLYRRMPFEGTGLVVSALTIAAQSGGNLAETLESIAATLRARLRLLSRVQALTSQGRLQAWIMAGLPPVLAIVLHYLDPDSMRALWETPAGWSVVAAIVTMEVLGIWFIRRIVAITI; encoded by the coding sequence ATGGCAATTACCATTTTTCTGTTAAGCATGGCGGTCGTAGCAGGTGTGTGCTGCTGGTTCTTGCAAAAATGGCTGGGCAAGGCTTATGTGCGCTATCAGCAGGCATTCAAAAAGCAGGCAAGCGAGCGTCTGGACGAGTTCTTTCTGTTTGTCGATCCAGCACAGCTTTGGCTTGCCAATATTGCTTTATGCATGGTCTTGATGGCCGTGGTGTACGTGCTGGCGGGCAGTGGAGTACTGTTGGCGTTCTCGGGCGTTACAGGTTTGCTGGTACCGCAATACGTCATAGGCCGAATCAGAAAATTGCGCTTGCAGCGCTTTGATGAACAGTTGCCCGATCTGCTGCAGGCTTTGGCGGGTGCTCTGCGTGCCGGGGCCGGCCTGCAATCCGCCTTAAAGCATATCGTTGCACAATCGCCTGCTCCGCTGTCGCAGGAGTTTGGCCTGATGCTGCGCCAGCAACGCATGGGAATAGGCTTTGAGCAGGCCCTGGCAGACCTATACCGTCGCATGCCTTTCGAGGGCACGGGTTTGGTGGTGTCTGCGCTGACCATCGCAGCACAAAGTGGCGGCAATCTTGCTGAAACCCTGGAAAGCATTGCTGCCACGCTCCGGGCTCGCTTGCGTCTTCTAAGCCGTGTGCAGGCCTTGACATCGCAAGGGCGTTTGCAGGCATGGATCATGGCCGGTCTGCCGCCCGTCCTGGCCATTGTGCTGCACTATTTGGATCCCGACTCCATGCGGGCTCTGTGGGAAACGCCCGCAGGCTGGTCGGTGGTGGCCGCCATCGTCACGATGGAAGTGCTGGGCATATGGTTCATACGCCGTATAGTCGCAATCACCATCTAG
- a CDS encoding ATPase, T2SS/T4P/T4SS family: MLHMELRFEDGLVESASFVLPLEVGRGPDNQLRLKAWRVGKRHACIERRRAGIFIEDFGTLSGTLVNGQRIAEHGPLQEGDEILIGPCLMRLDRIDYGMVVAEPIQHAAVAGPDVCTVPPLSKDGIPVLHHEAESQVSMVSDHIEPVDLECSLNVLLFHRRRLHLALLEALDLRRRDIASMSDEALRSEASAALSDIISTDTELPAYIDKPALLIEVVNEAVGLGPLEPLLADQAVTEIMVNRHDEIFVEINGQLKRHTAAFSSEQAVLGVIDRIVSPLGRRIDESSPMVDARLRDGSRVNAVLAPVALRGSSLTIRKFPQKRPDMNDLLRLEAFDESMQIFLAESVRSKKNIIVSGGTGSGKTTLLNVLSNCIPRNERIVTIEDAAELRLEHPHLVALESRPANLEGRGNIAIRDLVRNALRMRPDRIVVGECRGGEAFDMLAAMNTGHEGSLTTLHANSPRDALARLETMILMAGMDLPLSAVREHIAASIHFIVQQARLNNGRRLITSIVEIAGMESGRIQTQELFRYLRSPTPAFVGCGVVPECFIDEAGAPALQAALFDKRTELAWNMVDSD, translated from the coding sequence ATGCTGCACATGGAACTGCGTTTTGAAGATGGATTGGTGGAGTCGGCAAGCTTTGTGCTGCCCTTGGAAGTTGGCCGTGGGCCTGATAATCAATTGCGCCTGAAAGCATGGCGGGTGGGCAAGCGGCATGCGTGCATTGAAAGAAGGCGGGCGGGTATATTTATTGAGGATTTCGGGACCTTGAGCGGAACCCTGGTGAACGGCCAGCGCATAGCTGAACACGGGCCTTTGCAAGAAGGGGATGAAATACTGATAGGCCCATGCCTTATGCGTCTGGATAGAATCGACTACGGTATGGTTGTCGCCGAACCTATACAGCATGCAGCCGTGGCAGGCCCTGATGTGTGCACGGTACCGCCATTATCGAAAGATGGCATTCCTGTACTGCATCACGAGGCTGAATCCCAGGTCAGTATGGTCAGCGACCATATAGAGCCTGTTGATCTTGAATGTTCGCTAAATGTGTTGTTGTTCCATCGGCGTCGGCTGCACCTGGCCCTGCTTGAGGCGCTGGACCTGCGCCGTCGCGATATCGCCAGCATGAGTGACGAAGCTCTGCGCAGTGAAGCATCCGCCGCTCTAAGCGATATCATTTCCACCGACACCGAGCTTCCCGCATACATCGACAAGCCGGCCCTGCTGATTGAAGTTGTCAACGAAGCTGTGGGCCTGGGCCCTTTGGAGCCCTTGCTTGCTGATCAGGCTGTCACTGAGATCATGGTTAATCGTCATGACGAAATATTTGTCGAGATCAATGGGCAGCTCAAACGACACACCGCTGCGTTCAGCAGTGAGCAGGCTGTGTTGGGGGTCATCGACCGCATTGTTTCCCCATTGGGTCGTCGTATAGACGAAAGTTCCCCCATGGTCGATGCGCGCTTGCGCGACGGCTCACGCGTCAATGCCGTGCTGGCGCCGGTAGCCTTGCGTGGAAGCAGTTTGACCATACGCAAGTTTCCGCAAAAACGTCCAGACATGAATGATTTGTTGCGTCTCGAAGCCTTCGATGAATCCATGCAGATATTTCTGGCGGAAAGTGTGCGTAGCAAGAAAAACATTATCGTTTCAGGAGGTACCGGCTCGGGCAAAACGACTCTGCTCAATGTGTTGTCGAACTGTATTCCACGTAACGAGCGTATCGTTACGATTGAAGATGCGGCCGAGCTCAGGCTTGAACATCCACATCTGGTGGCGCTGGAATCGCGTCCGGCCAACCTTGAAGGGAGGGGCAATATTGCCATACGCGACCTTGTACGCAATGCCTTGCGCATGCGCCCTGATCGCATCGTAGTTGGCGAGTGCCGGGGTGGCGAGGCATTCGACATGCTTGCCGCCATGAATACGGGCCATGAAGGATCATTGACTACTTTGCATGCCAACAGCCCACGCGATGCCCTGGCTCGGCTCGAGACCATGATACTGATGGCAGGCATGGACTTACCCTTGTCTGCAGTACGTGAGCATATTGCCGCCAGCATACACTTTATCGTCCAGCAGGCCCGCTTGAACAATGGCCGCCGCTTGATCACGTCCATCGTTGAAATTGCGGGCATGGAAAGCGGCCGTATACAAACGCAAGAGCTTTTCAGATATCTGCGCTCGCCGACGCCGGCATTCGTGGGTTGCGGTGTGGTCCCTGAGTGCTTTATTGATGAGGCCGGTGCGCCCGCCTTGCAGGCAGCATTATTCGACAAGCGCACCGAGCTGGCCTGGAATATGGTTGATTCAGACTAG
- a CDS encoding type II and III secretion system protein family protein, with protein sequence MKVRKILLGCLLMMAQHSGAAPSQEAMLNLQVGEVKVLGIPDVARVAVGDGHIINAVATDEKEVIVFARHEGSTALQIWSADGQRWQYQIEVAPEGLRQIQQELRSVLERIPHAQLSAVGDKLVIEGDDLSDGDRERIAELAKHYPQLLDFTGQVGWDRMVLLDVQVVEVPRIQLQELGLRWNTATDGGLSAGLAWDGGSKRLDDRPSESVMPIGFPATMAAGYFGVNALLSARINAMAQKGTAVVLAQPQLLARSGSTAEFLAGGEVPYSTVDANGNTNTAFKPYGVSLRITPQIERNGAVRSRIEVEVSSVDNALSVPNGPSLKTRRAATEFNVRSGQTLVLAGFLSREATHNVDKVPGLGDIPILGELFKSSRFQRHETELAIFVTPVLVGADHPGLARRVQLGEDILKTAFPQAPIINASLAPLPKPLVAADQVSWDPWQGPGSQWLQVIPESISPRAGIVGGNQYVFTE encoded by the coding sequence ATGAAAGTGCGCAAGATACTGCTGGGATGTTTGTTGATGATGGCGCAGCATAGCGGTGCTGCGCCATCGCAAGAGGCCATGCTGAATCTGCAGGTTGGAGAGGTCAAGGTTCTGGGCATTCCCGATGTCGCACGTGTCGCAGTGGGTGACGGCCACATCATCAATGCAGTCGCTACCGACGAAAAAGAAGTAATCGTATTTGCACGCCACGAAGGCTCCACCGCCTTGCAGATATGGTCAGCCGACGGCCAGCGCTGGCAGTATCAGATCGAGGTCGCACCAGAAGGCTTGCGGCAAATACAGCAAGAACTGCGTAGTGTTCTTGAACGCATTCCCCACGCACAGCTATCCGCCGTGGGTGACAAACTGGTCATCGAGGGCGACGATCTTTCCGACGGAGACCGAGAGCGTATCGCCGAGTTGGCAAAACATTACCCGCAGCTGCTTGACTTCACTGGTCAGGTGGGCTGGGATCGCATGGTTTTGCTTGATGTGCAGGTGGTTGAGGTCCCGCGCATACAGCTGCAGGAACTGGGTTTGCGCTGGAATACGGCTACAGATGGCGGGTTAAGCGCCGGCCTGGCGTGGGATGGGGGCAGTAAAAGGCTGGATGACCGGCCAAGCGAGTCCGTCATGCCGATAGGCTTTCCGGCCACCATGGCGGCCGGTTACTTTGGAGTGAATGCGTTGCTGTCGGCACGTATCAATGCCATGGCCCAGAAAGGCACGGCAGTGGTCTTGGCCCAGCCGCAGTTATTGGCCCGTAGCGGATCAACGGCCGAATTTCTGGCGGGCGGAGAAGTACCTTATTCAACCGTAGATGCCAACGGCAACACCAATACCGCATTCAAGCCTTATGGCGTGTCTTTGCGTATTACGCCCCAGATCGAGCGAAATGGGGCGGTACGGTCACGCATCGAAGTTGAAGTCAGTTCCGTTGATAATGCGCTATCTGTGCCAAATGGGCCTTCTCTGAAAACTCGTCGTGCAGCGACTGAATTCAATGTGCGTTCCGGGCAAACGCTGGTTCTGGCGGGGTTTCTTTCACGCGAAGCGACACACAACGTCGACAAGGTGCCTGGTCTGGGAGACATCCCCATTCTTGGCGAGCTGTTCAAATCCAGCCGGTTCCAGCGCCATGAAACCGAGCTGGCGATCTTCGTGACTCCTGTGCTGGTTGGCGCAGACCATCCAGGGCTGGCTCGTCGAGTCCAATTGGGTGAAGACATACTCAAAACCGCCTTTCCGCAAGCACCCATCATCAATGCATCTTTGGCACCTCTGCCAAAACCGCTTGTGGCTGCAGATCAAGTTTCCTGGGACCCCTGGCAGGGGCCGGGCTCACAGTGGTTACAGGTGATTCCCGAATCCATTTCGCCACGGGCAGGCATTGTCGGCGGCAATCAATATGTTTTCACGGAGTAA
- the cpaB gene encoding Flp pilus assembly protein CpaB, producing MRLPVFNRSLAMLLLAGVAGLGAAWAAKQHIDGKVQLLEAQARTPMVERIVAAYDLPAGTRLGPEHLALRHFPANVASSGSLAPGRFTELTGTMLRAPLRGGDAVLEVHTTGQDHAAFSSHLSAGRRAISMPVDAINSVSGLLQPGDLIDLYVSFEYQRRHITAPLLQGVLVLATDANTQFVQDAGHASRGSYATVTLDASPEDAVKLVAARQGGTITAVLRPPQDVASSQKAVRGDLASLLGVNRNPPAPTKKAQVIYGNQSVRSVSRLKPATSGPSQASGLFNLPGSQDLVSAWMHAAINRQLDQVSSARYSSPDEPDSAMAAE from the coding sequence ATGCGTTTGCCTGTCTTTAATCGATCACTTGCAATGTTGCTGCTGGCTGGTGTTGCGGGACTGGGGGCTGCCTGGGCTGCCAAGCAGCACATTGATGGCAAGGTTCAGCTGCTTGAGGCGCAAGCGCGTACACCAATGGTGGAAAGGATAGTTGCAGCCTATGACCTGCCTGCCGGTACACGTCTGGGGCCGGAGCATCTTGCCTTGCGCCATTTTCCCGCTAATGTGGCGTCCAGCGGCAGCCTTGCGCCCGGGCGTTTTACCGAATTGACCGGAACCATGCTGCGGGCCCCCTTGCGTGGGGGTGATGCCGTGCTGGAAGTTCATACAACGGGACAAGATCATGCGGCCTTCTCCAGCCATTTGTCAGCCGGCAGGCGGGCAATCTCCATGCCGGTGGACGCCATCAACTCTGTTTCCGGCTTATTGCAGCCTGGTGACCTGATCGATTTGTATGTGTCTTTTGAGTACCAACGCCGCCATATCACCGCTCCGCTGTTGCAAGGCGTGCTGGTGCTCGCCACCGATGCCAATACGCAATTTGTTCAAGATGCCGGTCATGCCTCCAGGGGGTCGTATGCCACGGTAACGCTCGACGCCTCGCCGGAAGATGCTGTCAAGCTGGTTGCCGCGCGACAAGGCGGAACAATTACGGCGGTACTGCGTCCGCCGCAAGATGTTGCATCAAGCCAGAAGGCGGTGCGAGGTGACCTGGCAAGCTTGCTAGGGGTAAACCGCAACCCTCCTGCTCCTACCAAAAAAGCCCAGGTGATCTACGGAAATCAATCCGTACGCAGCGTGTCCAGGCTTAAGCCCGCAACGTCGGGGCCGTCACAGGCCAGTGGTTTATTTAATCTTCCGGGCTCGCAAGATCTGGTTAGCGCCTGGATGCACGCCGCCATAAACCGCCAGCTGGATCAAGTTTCCTCTGCACGTTATTCGTCGCCTGATGAGCCTGACTCCGCCATGGCCGCGGAATAG
- a CDS encoding O-methyltransferase — MNQEQWNKVDDYFSATLAPSDAVLDAALADSQEAGLPAINVAPNQGKLLHLLARISGARRILEIGTLGGYSTIWLARALPPGGKIITLELEPGHAKVAKANIERAGFNDVVSIRVGSAVDTLKNLFAEQIEPFDFVFIDADKQNNPHYLEWSLKLSRPGTVIVTDNVVRKGGVADLGNQDPDAEGVRSLFAMAAANPNLSSTAVQTVGAKGWDGFAITVVSG, encoded by the coding sequence TTGAATCAGGAACAATGGAACAAGGTTGACGACTATTTTTCGGCCACACTGGCCCCGTCCGATGCAGTGCTGGATGCGGCCTTGGCCGACAGCCAGGAAGCCGGTTTGCCGGCCATCAATGTCGCGCCCAATCAAGGCAAGCTCCTGCACCTGCTGGCACGCATCAGCGGCGCCCGGCGCATTCTGGAAATTGGCACGCTGGGCGGCTACAGCACCATCTGGCTGGCGCGCGCCCTGCCTCCAGGCGGCAAGATCATTACGCTGGAGCTGGAACCGGGCCATGCCAAAGTGGCAAAGGCGAATATAGAACGAGCCGGCTTCAACGATGTCGTAAGTATCAGGGTTGGCAGCGCCGTAGATACATTAAAGAACCTGTTTGCAGAGCAAATCGAACCTTTCGATTTCGTCTTCATCGATGCCGACAAGCAGAACAACCCGCACTATCTGGAATGGTCGCTGAAGCTTTCCCGACCAGGCACGGTGATCGTGACCGACAATGTGGTGCGCAAGGGGGGTGTTGCCGACCTTGGCAATCAGGACCCGGATGCCGAAGGCGTGCGCAGCCTGTTTGCCATGGCCGCGGCCAACCCGAATTTAAGCAGTACCGCCGTGCAAACCGTGGGCGCCAAAGGCTGGGACGGCTTTGCAATTACAGTGGTGTCAGGCTAG
- the phnP gene encoding phosphonate metabolism protein PhnP, which translates to MRLTLLGTGNAGQVPVYNCFCAACARARTQSQHRRGPCSALLEFGSQRWLVDAGLTDLAERFPPGSLNGVIQTHYHADHAQGLLHLRWGQNMRLPVLGPPDPEGLADLYKHPGILDFSRTLEAFVTTELGECAITPVPLVHSKMTYGYVFEAEGQRFAYLTDTVGLPPDTQAYLARQPLDMLVLDCSFAPAATAPRNHNDLNRALETIASLNVKQAVLTHISHALDVWLMDEAHVLPEGVVVGHDGAVFGNTAPAAASLA; encoded by the coding sequence ATGCGACTAACACTATTGGGTACAGGCAATGCAGGCCAGGTACCCGTTTACAACTGCTTTTGCGCGGCGTGTGCGCGTGCGCGCACGCAGTCGCAGCACCGGCGCGGCCCCTGTTCGGCCTTGCTTGAGTTCGGCAGCCAGCGCTGGCTGGTGGATGCCGGCCTGACCGATCTGGCTGAACGGTTTCCGCCCGGCAGCTTGAATGGCGTCATTCAAACCCACTACCACGCCGACCATGCGCAGGGCTTGCTGCACCTTAGATGGGGCCAGAATATGCGCCTGCCGGTGCTGGGGCCGCCCGACCCCGAAGGCCTGGCCGATTTATACAAGCATCCCGGCATACTGGATTTTTCCCGCACACTGGAAGCCTTTGTGACAACAGAGCTGGGCGAGTGCGCAATCACACCCGTTCCGCTGGTGCATTCCAAGATGACTTACGGTTATGTGTTCGAGGCGGAAGGGCAGCGCTTCGCCTACCTGACCGACACCGTGGGGCTGCCGCCCGATACGCAGGCCTATCTGGCACGCCAGCCGCTGGATATGCTGGTGCTGGACTGCTCCTTTGCCCCCGCCGCCACGGCGCCCCGCAACCACAACGATTTAAATCGGGCGCTGGAAACCATAGCTTCGCTGAACGTAAAGCAAGCAGTGCTGACGCATATAAGCCATGCCCTGGATGTGTGGCTGATGGACGAAGCCCATGTGCTGCCTGAAGGGGTGGTGGTGGGCCACGACGGCGCCGTGTTTGGAAATACGGCGCCCGCGGCGGCCAGCCTAGCCTGA
- the phnN gene encoding phosphonate metabolism protein/1,5-bisphosphokinase (PRPP-forming) PhnN produces MAWRTAGVLMAGRLFYIMGPSGAGKDAVLQGLMGLMVDDDCYWAPRLVTRPTMHKEACSVSVSLPEFERLEANGSLALAWRAHGLAYGVPRQIDDRLQAGCDVLINGSRAYLPEACRRYRDLLPVLLTVDNALLHQRLSSRGREGSEQITARLERNKQLSALPSHAGANPVITVDNSGPIDHAVTMLYTHLRQSKTRRKDSCD; encoded by the coding sequence ATGGCGTGGCGGACAGCGGGTGTTCTGATGGCCGGACGCCTGTTCTACATCATGGGGCCTTCCGGTGCGGGTAAAGACGCCGTGCTGCAAGGTTTGATGGGCTTGATGGTTGACGACGATTGCTACTGGGCGCCGCGCTTGGTGACGCGGCCCACGATGCACAAGGAAGCTTGCTCTGTATCGGTATCGCTGCCCGAGTTCGAGCGGCTGGAGGCCAATGGCAGCCTGGCATTGGCATGGCGGGCCCACGGGCTGGCCTACGGCGTGCCGCGCCAGATCGACGACAGGTTGCAAGCCGGTTGCGATGTACTGATCAATGGTTCGCGCGCATACCTGCCCGAGGCGTGCAGGCGCTATCGCGATCTGCTGCCTGTGCTGCTGACGGTTGACAACGCCTTGCTGCATCAACGCTTGAGCAGCCGGGGCCGCGAAGGCAGCGAGCAAATCACGGCACGGCTTGAGCGCAACAAGCAGCTGTCGGCATTACCAAGCCATGCCGGCGCCAACCCGGTGATTACCGTTGATAACTCGGGGCCCATCGACCATGCCGTCACCATGCTTTACACTCATTTAAGGCAAAGCAAAACCAGGCGGAAAGACTCATGCGACTAA
- a CDS encoding alpha-D-ribose 1-methylphosphonate 5-triphosphate diphosphatase, with the protein MPAEQILTNARVVTDSEVFLGTVALRDGQIHDVSQGCSALAQAQDMNGDYLLPGLVELHTDNLEKYMNPRPGVDWPPESAVLAHDAQIVAAGITTVFDALAIGDVNPKGDRLRQLPVMQQAITQAAQHGHTRAEHRLHLRCELSHEKTLELFNELVESPLVQLVSVMDHSPGQRQFVKLEKYREYYQGKYHLSDAEMEKFIERQIANSKRYSDDYRRSIATQCRQRSLSLASHDDATLEHAEESASYGMSIAEFPTTVEAAAVSHRLGLSVLMGAPNVVRGGSHSGNVAATDLADQGVLDILSSDYYPASLLQAACKLADEHESYDLPKAVRAVSLAPARAAGLHDRGEIRLGLRGDLVRARSHNKQFVVQQVWRGGQRVF; encoded by the coding sequence ATGCCTGCTGAACAAATATTGACCAACGCCCGGGTCGTGACCGATTCCGAGGTTTTTCTGGGCACTGTTGCGCTGCGCGACGGCCAGATCCATGATGTGAGCCAGGGCTGCAGCGCGCTGGCCCAGGCTCAGGACATGAACGGCGATTATCTGTTGCCCGGCCTGGTGGAGCTGCATACCGATAATCTGGAAAAGTACATGAACCCGCGCCCCGGCGTAGACTGGCCGCCGGAATCGGCCGTACTGGCGCACGATGCACAGATCGTGGCGGCAGGGATCACCACCGTATTCGATGCCTTGGCGATAGGCGATGTGAATCCCAAAGGCGATCGCCTGCGGCAATTGCCGGTGATGCAGCAAGCCATTACGCAGGCCGCGCAGCATGGCCATACCCGGGCCGAGCACCGCCTGCACTTGCGCTGCGAGCTCAGCCACGAAAAAACCCTGGAGCTGTTCAATGAGCTGGTGGAAAGCCCCCTGGTTCAGCTGGTTTCCGTCATGGACCACTCGCCTGGCCAGCGCCAGTTCGTCAAGCTGGAAAAGTACCGTGAATACTACCAAGGCAAATATCACTTGAGCGATGCCGAGATGGAAAAATTCATTGAACGCCAGATCGCCAACTCCAAGCGCTATAGCGATGATTACCGCCGCTCGATTGCCACCCAATGCCGTCAGCGATCGCTGTCCTTGGCCAGCCATGACGACGCCACGCTTGAGCATGCCGAGGAATCGGCCAGCTACGGCATGAGCATCGCCGAGTTTCCAACCACGGTGGAAGCGGCTGCCGTCAGCCATCGCCTGGGCCTAAGCGTGCTGATGGGAGCGCCCAACGTCGTACGGGGCGGATCCCACTCGGGCAATGTGGCGGCGACCGACCTGGCCGACCAAGGTGTGCTGGACATTCTTTCCAGCGATTACTACCCGGCCAGTTTGCTGCAGGCCGCGTGCAAGCTGGCCGACGAGCACGAAAGCTACGATCTGCCCAAGGCGGTCAGGGCGGTCAGCCTGGCACCCGCGCGTGCGGCAGGCCTGCATGATCGCGGCGAAATACGCCTGGGCTTGCGGGGCGACTTGGTGCGCGCCCGTTCGCACAACAAGCAGTTTGTGGTGCAGCAAGTATGGCGTGGCGGACAGCGGGTGTTCTGA
- the phnL gene encoding phosphonate C-P lyase system protein PhnL, with the protein MNPVIEVNGLAKAFTLHQQHGMVLDVLQGLNFSVLPGECLILHGRSGAGKSTLLRTLYGNYLPAAGSIRILHEGRMVEMVGAEPRQTLAIRRRTLGYVSQFLRVIPRVKCLDVVMEPALSRGLDHAQAQRRAQDLLQRLGIPDSLWSLAPGTFSGGEQQRVNIARSFMAHWPVLLLDEPTASLDDANRSVVIELIAEARAAGSALIAISHDAATRDAIADRYLDISPKELDHAC; encoded by the coding sequence ATGAATCCCGTCATAGAAGTCAATGGGCTTGCTAAAGCCTTTACCCTGCATCAACAGCATGGGATGGTGCTTGATGTTCTGCAGGGGCTGAATTTTTCAGTGCTGCCCGGCGAGTGCCTCATCCTGCATGGCCGCTCGGGTGCGGGCAAGTCTACCTTGCTGCGCACCTTGTACGGCAATTACCTGCCGGCTGCAGGCAGCATACGCATACTGCACGAAGGGCGGATGGTAGAGATGGTAGGCGCCGAGCCGCGCCAGACCCTGGCCATCAGGCGCCGCACACTGGGCTACGTGAGTCAGTTCCTGCGCGTCATACCACGCGTCAAATGTCTGGATGTCGTGATGGAGCCTGCACTGTCGCGTGGTCTTGATCATGCCCAAGCGCAGCGACGCGCACAAGACTTGCTGCAGCGTCTGGGCATACCCGACAGCCTGTGGTCGCTGGCGCCCGGCACTTTCTCTGGGGGTGAACAGCAGCGCGTGAACATTGCACGCAGCTTCATGGCGCATTGGCCGGTGCTCTTGCTGGATGAGCCCACAGCGTCATTGGACGATGCCAACCGCAGTGTTGTGATTGAACTGATCGCTGAAGCCAGGGCGGCGGGTTCGGCGCTGATCGCCATCTCCCACGATGCCGCCACACGTGATGCCATTGCCGACCGTTATCTTGATATCAGCCCCAAGGAGCTGGACCATGCCTGCTGA
- the phnK gene encoding phosphonate C-P lyase system protein PhnK produces the protein MNPLLSVQDLTLLYGPDKGCQDVSFQLYPGEVLGIVGESGSGKSTLLSVLSGRTMPDRGSVAYHDRQGADVDLYRASETQRRALLRTEWGFVEQNPRDGLRMNVSAGANIGERLMAQGVRHYGQLRQAGLQWLKQVEIDPVRIDDLPRTFSGGMQQRLQIARNLVSSPRLIFMDEPTGGLDVSVQAHLLDLLRGLVRELQLAVVIVTHDLAVARLLADRLMVMRRSRVVESGLTDQILDDPQHPYSQLLVSSVLQP, from the coding sequence ATGAATCCGCTTTTATCCGTACAAGACTTGACCTTGCTGTACGGGCCCGACAAGGGCTGCCAGGACGTGTCTTTCCAGCTGTATCCCGGCGAAGTCCTGGGCATCGTCGGTGAGTCGGGTTCGGGCAAGTCGACCCTGCTCAGCGTGCTGTCGGGCCGTACCATGCCTGATCGCGGCAGTGTTGCCTACCATGACCGGCAAGGGGCCGACGTGGATCTGTACCGCGCCAGCGAAACGCAGCGCCGCGCCTTGCTGCGCACCGAGTGGGGGTTTGTCGAGCAAAATCCGCGTGACGGCCTACGCATGAATGTGTCGGCCGGCGCCAATATCGGCGAACGGCTGATGGCGCAGGGTGTGCGCCATTACGGGCAACTGCGCCAGGCCGGCCTGCAGTGGCTCAAGCAGGTGGAAATCGACCCGGTGCGTATCGACGACTTGCCACGTACCTTTTCAGGCGGCATGCAGCAAAGATTGCAGATTGCCCGCAATCTGGTTTCCAGCCCGCGCCTGATATTCATGGATGAGCCCACGGGCGGCCTGGACGTTTCGGTACAGGCGCACTTGCTGGATTTGCTGCGCGGCCTGGTGCGCGAGCTGCAGCTGGCTGTGGTGATCGTGACGCACGACCTGGCCGTGGCGCGGCTGCTGGCGGACCGCTTGATGGTCATGCGCCGCTCGCGTGTGGTTGAGTCGGGCTTGACCGACCAGATACTGGACGACCCGCAGCACCCATACAGCCAGTTGCTGGTGTCTTCCGTGTTGCAGCCCTAA
- a CDS encoding alpha-D-ribose 1-methylphosphonate 5-phosphate C-P-lyase PhnJ, with product MNMHAKQDEVEQGYNYAYLDEQTKRSLRRGLLKAVAIPGYQVPFGGREMPLPYGWGTGGMQVTAALLGRDDVLKVIDQGADDTTNAVSIRRFFTRTAGVETTTSTEQATLIQTRHRVPETPLRQGQIMVYQVPIPEPLRFIEPSDSETRAMHALNDYGVMHVKLYEDIATYGHIATTYAYPVMVDERYVMDPSPIPKFDNPKLHMSPALMLFGAGREKRLYAVPPYTQVSSLDFEDYPFELPTWDQSCAFCGSSDSYLDELIVDDQGTRKFVCSDTDYCGQHSAAQEATS from the coding sequence ATGAACATGCATGCCAAGCAGGACGAGGTCGAGCAAGGCTACAACTATGCCTATCTTGACGAACAGACCAAGCGCAGCCTGCGCCGGGGACTCTTGAAGGCCGTGGCGATTCCGGGTTACCAGGTGCCTTTTGGCGGCCGTGAAATGCCTTTGCCTTATGGCTGGGGCACCGGCGGCATGCAGGTGACGGCGGCCTTGCTGGGTCGTGACGATGTGCTCAAGGTGATAGACCAGGGCGCGGACGACACAACCAATGCTGTCTCCATCCGGCGCTTTTTTACTCGTACGGCGGGCGTCGAGACCACGACCAGCACCGAGCAGGCTACCTTGATACAGACCCGCCACCGCGTACCGGAAACGCCTTTGCGTCAGGGTCAGATCATGGTCTACCAAGTACCCATTCCCGAGCCCCTGCGCTTCATCGAGCCCTCGGATTCTGAAACGCGCGCCATGCATGCGCTGAACGACTACGGCGTCATGCACGTCAAGCTGTACGAAGACATTGCCACTTACGGACATATTGCAACCACATACGCTTACCCGGTGATGGTCGATGAGCGTTATGTGATGGATCCGTCGCCCATTCCCAAGTTCGACAACCCCAAACTGCACATGAGCCCAGCCCTGATGCTGTTTGGCGCCGGACGGGAAAAGCGCCTGTATGCCGTACCGCCTTATACCCAGGTAAGCAGCCTGGATTTCGAGGATTATCCGTTTGAGCTGCCCACCTGGGATCAAAGTTGTGCATTTTGCGGCAGCAGTGATTCTTATCTGGACGAGTTGATTGTTGACGACCAAGGCACACGCAAGTTTGTTTGCTCGGACACCGATTATTGCGGGCAACACTCGGCCGCTCAGGAGGCCACATCATGA